In Acaryochloris sp. CCMEE 5410, the following proteins share a genomic window:
- a CDS encoding TniB family NTP-binding protein — protein MAFYRSVATPPISGNRGRIPELRERLYNVLSNCGVEMLILDEAQRLTERAISEARDISDKLEISVVLVGTDRLNAVLSWDEQVKYRFLLTYHMPRLNSEELRETTALWKSISCNYLNPQNSPVLKLKICSFRKPKDI, from the coding sequence GTGGCTTTTTACAGGTCTGTTGCAACTCCTCCAATATCGGGCAACAGGGGCCGGATTCCAGAATTACGAGAACGGCTGTATAACGTTCTCTCCAACTGTGGTGTTGAGATGCTGATTCTGGATGAAGCGCAACGTCTGACAGAACGGGCCATATCTGAGGCCCGTGATATTTCCGACAAGTTGGAAATATCAGTTGTGTTAGTGGGAACCGATCGTCTTAATGCTGTACTGAGCTGGGATGAGCAAGTTAAATATCGATTTCTGTTGACCTATCATATGCCTCGTCTAAATTCAGAAGAGTTACGAGAGACCACGGCCCTTTGGAAGAGCATATCCTGCAACTACCTGAACCCTCAAAACTCACCAGTGCTAAAGCTCAAGATCTGCTCCTTCAGAAAACCCAAGGATATATAG
- a CDS encoding TniB family NTP-binding protein — MASEHLNESSTKALPIEEQAEPIDVEEQIRQLGKRRILELPQMTRFHTWLDAKRLTRQSCRVVGESRTGKTISCDTYHLKHTVTQNPGYAPIIPVAYWHCPENLSVSGFLQVCCNSSNIGQQGPDSRITRTAV, encoded by the coding sequence ATGGCATCAGAGCATCTGAATGAGTCGTCCACTAAAGCGCTCCCTATCGAAGAGCAAGCTGAACCCATCGATGTGGAAGAGCAAATTAGGCAATTAGGTAAACGCCGTATTCTTGAGCTGCCTCAGATGACGCGATTTCATACCTGGCTAGATGCCAAGCGTTTGACCCGTCAATCCTGCCGAGTGGTTGGAGAATCACGAACGGGAAAAACGATTAGCTGTGATACCTACCACTTGAAACATACCGTCACGCAGAACCCAGGCTATGCGCCCATCATTCCAGTCGCCTATTGGCATTGTCCAGAAAACTTGTCAGTGAGTGGCTTTTTACAGGTCTGTTGCAACTCCTCCAATATCGGGCAACAGGGGCCGGATTCCAGAATTACGAGAACGGCTGTATAA
- a CDS encoding Mu transposase C-terminal domain-containing protein: MSEGLADGVEQKILNNTEPLPYHLQRRLEVLQRLKSYEGCKRYVQERKKAAQELSLSDRSLRRLIHQFREQGIEGIIRQSRSDQGQLKVSEDWHQFIVQTYRKGNRGMRHTAPAQIANLVQSRAAKLGQSEYPSRATVYRILEPEVKSRSLKKKRRAIGWNGETLKLTTRKGIELNIEYSNQVWQCDHTPADILVVDQQGDILGRPTLTTIVDTYSRCIMGIHLGLSYPSAAVTCLALRHAILPKQYGAEYELMNLWGTYGVPQYLYTDGGSDFTSHHIDQVAASLGIVLCLRRKPSDGGIVERPFGTLNSEFFSTLPGYTTNCLKNHRKRAESEARLTLHQLERLLVRYIVDRYNQLPDPRLGKQSRLARWEEGRIAQPPLIEERDLDLLLMRQDRRRVYRGGYIRFSNLIYRGEYLAGYAGQQVVLRYDPRDITSLLIYRQEGPRDVFLTRARAQNLETERLSYPKRKLSVVVCAKPQKKSPINPS; encoded by the coding sequence TTGTCAGAAGGATTAGCTGACGGGGTAGAACAGAAGATTCTGAACAATACAGAACCGCTTCCGTATCACTTGCAGCGCCGTCTAGAGGTATTGCAACGGTTAAAGAGTTACGAAGGGTGCAAGAGATATGTCCAAGAGCGAAAAAAGGCCGCTCAAGAGTTAAGCCTCAGTGATCGTAGTCTGCGTCGCCTGATACACCAATTCCGTGAGCAAGGTATAGAAGGAATCATTCGTCAGTCTCGTTCAGATCAAGGGCAACTCAAAGTGAGTGAAGATTGGCATCAGTTTATTGTGCAAACCTACCGTAAAGGAAACCGTGGGATGCGTCATACAGCTCCTGCTCAAATTGCTAATCTTGTGCAAAGTAGGGCTGCAAAACTCGGTCAGTCGGAATATCCCAGTCGAGCTACTGTCTACCGTATTCTAGAGCCAGAAGTGAAGTCACGATCGCTCAAGAAGAAACGTCGAGCGATTGGTTGGAATGGAGAAACCTTAAAGCTCACCACTCGTAAAGGGATAGAGCTGAACATCGAATATAGCAATCAGGTGTGGCAATGCGACCATACCCCTGCCGACATCCTAGTTGTGGATCAGCAAGGTGATATCCTGGGTCGTCCCACCCTGACTACCATTGTTGATACCTATTCCCGGTGCATCATGGGCATTCACTTAGGTCTGTCCTACCCTAGTGCCGCCGTCACCTGCTTGGCCCTGCGCCACGCCATCTTACCCAAGCAGTACGGAGCTGAGTATGAGCTAATGAACCTCTGGGGCACCTATGGCGTCCCCCAATACCTCTATACCGATGGCGGCAGTGACTTTACGTCCCATCATATTGATCAAGTCGCTGCCAGCTTAGGCATCGTTTTATGTTTACGTCGGAAACCCTCAGATGGCGGGATCGTTGAGCGGCCTTTTGGCACCTTAAATAGTGAGTTTTTCTCAACCCTTCCCGGCTACACCACTAATTGCCTCAAGAACCACCGCAAACGGGCTGAAAGTGAAGCCCGTCTGACCCTCCATCAACTAGAGCGTTTACTCGTGCGCTACATCGTGGATCGGTATAACCAACTCCCAGATCCGCGTCTAGGTAAACAAAGTCGTTTAGCCCGTTGGGAAGAAGGCCGTATTGCCCAACCCCCGTTGATTGAAGAGCGAGACTTAGACCTTCTCTTGATGCGTCAGGATCGTCGCCGAGTCTATCGAGGTGGGTATATTCGCTTCTCCAACCTTATTTATCGAGGTGAATATCTAGCAGGCTATGCCGGACAACAAGTCGTTCTTCGTTATGACCCGCGTGATATCACCAGCTTGCTGATTTATCGGCAAGAAGGCCCCAGAGACGTTTTTCTGACCCGAGCCCGCGCTCAAAACTTAGAAACGGAGCGTCTGTCTTATCCGAAGCGAAAGCTATCAGTCGTCGTCTGCGCCAAGCCTCAGAAGAAGTCACCAATAAATCCGTCTTAG
- a CDS encoding sigma factor-like helix-turn-helix DNA-binding protein, which translates to MNAPLCNHDTPQDFAILEELKQLLKPLSKTLSFKKQIHAFRAFYLDGETTQQIALSLELTVGSVKAYLYEARKQLRGNPQIQEWVRLY; encoded by the coding sequence ATGAATGCTCCTCTATGCAATCATGACACCCCTCAAGACTTCGCCATCCTCGAAGAGTTGAAGCAACTGCTCAAGCCCCTCTCCAAGACGCTATCGTTCAAAAAGCAAATCCATGCATTCCGGGCCTTTTACCTGGACGGTGAAACCACTCAGCAGATTGCCCTCAGCCTGGAACTGACGGTTGGCAGTGTCAAAGCCTATCTCTACGAAGCCCGAAAACAACTCAGGGGCAATCCCCAGATCCAAGAATGGGTAAGGCTGTACTGA
- a CDS encoding DUF6876 family protein — translation MLTASELLADLDHYYCTTQHYKHPFGLLYTDGVKALAMGGECYWLIDAIASYQPGKVIRANPTLLEFQRWMLTVNPDKSALLACYEDSPETHRTKRVVTL, via the coding sequence ATGCTAACTGCTTCTGAACTGCTTGCTGATCTTGATCATTACTATTGCACTACACAACATTACAAACACCCCTTTGGCCTTCTCTATACCGATGGCGTTAAGGCACTGGCTATGGGTGGGGAATGCTACTGGCTCATCGATGCGATCGCGAGTTATCAACCTGGAAAAGTCATTCGCGCTAATCCCACGCTCTTAGAGTTCCAGCGCTGGATGTTAACGGTCAATCCTGACAAAAGTGCGCTCTTGGCTTGCTACGAAGATAGTCCCGAAACCCATAGAACAAAAAGGGTTGTGACTTTGTAG